The proteins below come from a single Terriglobales bacterium genomic window:
- a CDS encoding efflux RND transporter periplasmic adaptor subunit: protein MRRHTIAGPALLFMAVLPLAAAHAQTAVADANARKPLYYRDPMHPSYTSDKPGKAPDCGMDLVPVYADDAGASSRPGTIQLTAQQQKLMGIRLARVENSTGRRTIRTIGRVAVDETRVFPLIAGAEGWVTQIFASTTDSTVRRGQPLAAVYGRDYTAAERAYIYALRTAASQSAVSQADPQDTPAANIKEARLTLENMGFGEEQIEQLARSHQVILNVTLQSPADGIIIKRNVFPKQKFDRGAELFRIADLKHVWIVADLFGDDAAQVHSGATARISIPGRPMSGMRATVSESLAPYDEASRTLKLRLEADNPKLVLRPDMVVDVEISTSLRPGLVVPAGAIVSSGAGKTVFVQRGDGSFEARPVVTGWQTAAEVEVTHGLREGETVVASGNFLLDSERRIGQGASRQQ from the coding sequence ATGAGACGCCACACAATTGCAGGCCCTGCGTTGCTGTTCATGGCGGTCCTGCCGCTTGCTGCGGCGCACGCCCAGACCGCGGTCGCCGACGCTAACGCGCGGAAGCCTCTCTATTACCGCGATCCCATGCATCCGTCGTACACGTCCGACAAGCCGGGTAAGGCGCCCGACTGCGGCATGGACCTGGTGCCGGTCTACGCGGACGATGCTGGCGCGAGCAGCCGGCCGGGCACGATTCAGCTGACTGCGCAGCAGCAGAAGCTCATGGGCATTCGCCTGGCGCGCGTCGAAAATTCCACGGGAAGGCGCACCATTCGTACGATCGGCAGGGTCGCGGTTGACGAGACCCGCGTGTTCCCGCTGATCGCGGGCGCCGAGGGCTGGGTGACGCAGATCTTCGCGTCCACAACCGATAGCACGGTCCGCAGAGGACAGCCGCTCGCCGCCGTCTACGGGCGCGATTACACGGCGGCGGAGCGCGCATACATTTACGCGCTGCGCACCGCGGCTAGCCAGTCGGCTGTGTCACAAGCTGACCCCCAGGACACGCCCGCCGCCAACATCAAGGAAGCACGCCTGACGCTCGAGAACATGGGCTTTGGCGAGGAACAGATTGAGCAACTGGCCAGGAGCCACCAAGTGATTCTGAACGTCACGCTTCAATCTCCGGCTGACGGCATCATCATCAAGCGCAACGTCTTTCCTAAACAGAAGTTCGATCGCGGCGCCGAGCTGTTCCGCATCGCCGACCTGAAGCACGTATGGATCGTGGCTGACCTGTTCGGCGATGATGCGGCGCAGGTGCACAGCGGCGCAACCGCGCGGATCTCCATTCCCGGGCGGCCGATGAGCGGCATGCGCGCCACCGTCAGTGAGAGCCTGGCGCCCTACGACGAGGCCTCGCGAACGCTCAAGTTGCGCCTCGAAGCCGACAATCCGAAGCTGGTGCTCCGACCCGACATGGTGGTCGATGTTGAGATATCCACCAGCCTTCGGCCCGGGCTGGTCGTGCCCGCCGGCGCTATCGTCAGTTCAGGTGCGGGCAAAACAGTTTTCGTGCAACGCGGCGATGGTTCCTTCGAAGCGCGGCCGGTGGTCACCGGCTGGCAGACTGCGGCCGAGGTCGAGGTCACACACGGCCTGCGCGAAGGTGAAACGGTCGTCGCCTCCGGCAACTTCCTCCTCGATTCGGAAAGACGCATCGGTCAGGGCGCCTCCCGCCAGCAATGA
- a CDS encoding CusA/CzcA family heavy metal efflux RND transporter, with the protein MINRIIDFSARHRLLIVAGAVFAALLGWRALKRFPLDALPELADTQVIIHSAWDRSPEVIDAQVTYPIVSSLLGAPRVKSVRGISDLGSSFVYVTFEEGTDLYWARSRIIEYLATIQPRLPEDVRVELGPDATALGWVFQYALVDRSGTHQPDELRSYQDWYLKYYLKAIPGVADVATVGGFVRQYQINLDPNRLRAYGISTKQVVAALRGSNNEATGKVVDSGGAEFIVRGLGYAHNTADLENILVATAPDGTPYRIKDLGHVAIGSDFRRGVADLDGEGGTVSGIVIMRQGQNALEVIDRVKQRLRQLEPSLPKGVEVVAVYDRSDFVRRSIDNLNTTIVEVMLTVAIVILVFLWHPPSASVPLLTIPFAVLIAFVPFQMLGLSANIMSLGGIAIAIGAMVDASIVMVEQTHKKLEEWDRLGRPTEASSIVLRAVKQVARPSFFALIVIAVSFTPVLSLQAEEGRLFRPLAYTKSLAMLIAAVLAVTLVPVLQLTFMRAEPVSLRLRWLEGIINRLWVGRIHREERHPLTRWMVRVYEPIVSWSLCHKPVVFGTALLMVALTIPVWMRLGAEFMPPLDEGVLLYMPTTMPGISVGQAEQLLTATDRTLREFPEVERVLGKAGRADTATDPAPLSMLETLVVLKPASQWPRVPRWYSSWAPGWLKPVLSRFAPEHASREELVRRMDQALKLPGLANAWTMPVRGRIDMLATGVRTPVGLRISGSNVAEVERLGVEAANLLRSVPNTRAVFAERAAQGNFLDVQWDLAAMARAGVTMEDAQSTVRYAIGGENVSVMLDGRERYPINARYASEFRDSAQSIEHALVPAANGSRQVPVSEIGRVVVSTAPVMLRNDDGLLSEYVYVDVSTEDLSGYVREGDRLLREKLALPPGYSASWTGQYEAIERTRRRLWSVVPMTLLIIFLLLYVNTRSVLKSAIVLLAVPFSAVGAIWALYLLDYHLSIAVWIGLIALLGVDAETGVFMLLYLDDAYERARLEFGNTADALQRAVLEGAARRLRPKVMTVATMFFGLLPIMLSAGTGSDLMKRIAAPMIGGILTSFVLELWVYPAVYHAWKVRAVRNHEMASAEVELNLS; encoded by the coding sequence ATGATCAACCGGATCATCGATTTTTCGGCGCGACATCGCCTCCTGATCGTCGCGGGCGCGGTATTCGCCGCGCTCCTGGGCTGGCGTGCGCTCAAGCGCTTCCCGCTCGACGCGCTGCCGGAGCTCGCCGACACCCAGGTGATCATCCACTCCGCCTGGGACCGCAGCCCGGAGGTGATCGATGCCCAGGTCACGTACCCGATCGTTTCCAGCCTGCTTGGCGCGCCGCGCGTCAAGTCAGTGCGCGGAATCTCGGACCTGGGTTCGTCGTTCGTCTACGTTACGTTCGAAGAGGGCACGGACCTTTACTGGGCGCGTTCGCGCATCATCGAATACCTGGCCACCATCCAGCCGCGGCTGCCGGAAGATGTTCGCGTCGAACTCGGGCCGGATGCCACCGCGCTCGGTTGGGTCTTCCAGTACGCACTGGTGGACCGCTCCGGCACTCACCAGCCGGATGAGCTTCGCTCCTACCAGGACTGGTATCTGAAGTACTACCTGAAAGCGATTCCCGGCGTCGCTGACGTCGCGACTGTGGGCGGCTTCGTTCGCCAGTATCAAATCAACCTTGATCCCAATCGGCTGCGCGCCTACGGCATTTCAACCAAGCAGGTCGTCGCCGCGTTGCGGGGAAGCAACAACGAGGCAACCGGCAAGGTCGTGGATTCGGGTGGCGCGGAATTCATCGTCCGCGGGCTCGGCTACGCGCATAACACTGCCGATCTTGAAAACATTCTCGTTGCCACCGCGCCCGACGGCACGCCCTATCGCATCAAGGACCTGGGGCACGTCGCCATCGGCTCAGATTTCCGGCGTGGCGTTGCCGATCTGGATGGAGAGGGCGGAACCGTCTCCGGCATCGTCATCATGCGGCAGGGCCAGAATGCGCTGGAGGTGATCGACCGCGTCAAGCAACGGTTGCGCCAGCTCGAGCCGTCGCTGCCGAAGGGAGTGGAAGTGGTAGCGGTTTACGACCGCTCAGACTTCGTCCGGCGCTCCATCGACAATTTGAACACCACCATCGTCGAAGTGATGTTGACGGTCGCGATCGTGATCCTCGTTTTCCTCTGGCACCCGCCCAGCGCCAGCGTGCCACTGCTGACCATTCCTTTCGCCGTGCTGATCGCGTTCGTGCCGTTCCAGATGCTCGGCCTGAGCGCGAACATCATGTCGCTCGGAGGGATCGCGATTGCGATTGGGGCCATGGTCGACGCTTCCATCGTGATGGTCGAGCAGACGCACAAGAAGCTGGAGGAGTGGGACCGGCTCGGGCGCCCAACCGAGGCCAGCTCGATCGTGCTGCGCGCCGTGAAGCAGGTGGCTCGCCCGAGCTTCTTCGCTTTGATCGTGATTGCCGTCTCGTTCACTCCGGTGCTTTCGCTTCAGGCCGAGGAAGGCCGTCTTTTCAGGCCGCTGGCTTACACCAAGAGTCTCGCCATGCTGATCGCGGCGGTGCTGGCCGTGACTCTGGTTCCCGTCTTGCAGCTCACCTTCATGCGCGCCGAACCGGTAAGCCTGCGACTGCGCTGGCTGGAGGGCATCATCAACCGCCTCTGGGTGGGCAGGATCCATCGTGAGGAGCGGCATCCGCTCACGCGCTGGATGGTGCGCGTCTATGAGCCGATCGTCAGCTGGTCGCTCTGCCACAAGCCGGTGGTCTTCGGAACAGCGCTGTTGATGGTGGCCCTGACGATCCCGGTCTGGATGCGGCTGGGCGCCGAATTCATGCCGCCGCTCGATGAAGGGGTTCTGCTCTACATGCCGACCACGATGCCCGGGATTTCGGTCGGCCAGGCGGAACAGCTGCTCACCGCCACCGACCGTACGCTGCGGGAATTTCCCGAGGTGGAGCGCGTGCTCGGGAAAGCAGGACGCGCCGATACGGCCACCGATCCGGCGCCGCTCTCCATGCTGGAGACGCTGGTGGTGCTGAAGCCCGCCAGCCAATGGCCGCGCGTGCCCCGCTGGTATTCCTCGTGGGCGCCGGGATGGCTCAAGCCCGTACTCAGCCGCTTCGCGCCGGAACACGCTTCGCGCGAAGAACTCGTTCGCCGGATGGACCAGGCGCTGAAGCTGCCCGGGCTCGCGAATGCATGGACCATGCCCGTCCGCGGACGCATTGACATGCTGGCAACCGGCGTCCGAACGCCGGTCGGCCTCAGGATTTCCGGCTCCAACGTCGCGGAAGTCGAGCGCCTCGGCGTCGAAGCCGCCAACCTGCTGCGGTCGGTTCCAAACACACGCGCGGTGTTCGCCGAGCGCGCCGCACAGGGAAATTTCCTCGACGTTCAGTGGGACCTCGCCGCCATGGCTCGGGCCGGCGTGACCATGGAAGACGCACAGTCCACGGTGCGTTACGCGATTGGCGGTGAGAACGTGAGCGTCATGCTCGACGGACGCGAGCGGTATCCCATCAACGCGCGTTACGCCAGCGAGTTTCGCGATAGCGCGCAGAGCATCGAACACGCCCTGGTGCCGGCTGCAAACGGCAGCCGGCAAGTGCCCGTCAGCGAGATCGGGCGTGTCGTGGTAAGCACCGCCCCGGTCATGCTGCGCAACGATGACGGTTTGCTCAGCGAGTACGTCTACGTCGACGTCTCGACCGAAGACCTTTCCGGCTACGTGCGCGAAGGCGATCGCCTGCTGCGCGAAAAGCTGGCGCTGCCGCCGGGATACTCAGCATCCTGGACGGGGCAGTACGAGGCAATCGAGCGCACGCGCCGGCGCCTGTGGAGCGTCGTTCCCATGACGCTCCTGATCATTTTCCTGTTGCTCTATGTCAACACTCGGTCTGTGCTCAAGAGCGCCATCGTCCTGCTCGCTGTGCCGTTTTCCGCGGTGGGAGCGATCTGGGCGCTGTATCTGCTGGATTATCACCTGAGCATCGCTGTCTGGATTGGCCTCATCGCGCTGCTCGGCGTGGACGCTGAAACCGGTGTCTTCATGCTGCTGTATCTCGACGACGCCTACGAGCGCGCCCGCCTCGAATTCGGCAATACTGCCGACGCCCTGCAACGCGCCGTGCTCGAAGGCGCCGCGCGGCGCCTGCGTCCCAAGGTGATGACCGTGGCGACCATGTTCTTCGGCCTGCTGCCCATCATGCTCTCAGCCGGCACCGGTTCCGACCTGATGAAGCGCATCGCCGCCCCCATGATTGGGGGGATTCTTACCTCGTTTGTGCTGGAACTTTGGGTGTATCCGGCGGTGTATCACGCGTGGAAGGTGCGCGCGGTTCGGAACCATGAAATGGCGTCCGCCGAGGTTGAGCTGAATCTCTCATAA